A single region of the Poecile atricapillus isolate bPoeAtr1 chromosome 25, bPoeAtr1.hap1, whole genome shotgun sequence genome encodes:
- the RNF214 gene encoding RING finger protein 214 isoform X1 gives MALEQAQVDGPDPPRLCEPGPAAPPGSGSPLSAPESPSEPGPGGDAEPAAAPGPGGDAEPGVGGAEAAGQSGAAAEEPDEEAAPARPSQNIAVQTDFKAADTDVNTDQDIEKNLDKMMSERALLKERYQEVLDKQRQVENQLQVQLKQLQQRREEEMKNHQEILKAIQDVTIKREETKKKMEKEKKEFLQKEQDLKAEIEKLCEKGRRLLKEQEEKENKIASLIAEQSDEKQLWEMELDKLKNQHNEINRNILEETERAWKAEILSLESRKELLVLKLEEAEKEAELHLTYLNCACRSAPPTLETMRPKQEWEMRLNRIRMTKQSVRDQFNDHIQMVRNGTKLSSLPQIPTPTLPPPPSETDFMLTAFQPSPSLTPRLPFPIGPVPVPMVMPSADPRALSFPLLNPAMSRPNQPSPPLPASQGRNSPVVASLIGTHSPHMPPAASIPPPPGLGGVSVAPEFHRPQPADKLEKLLEKLLTRFPQCNKAQLTNILQQIKTARRTMAGLTMEELNQLVAAKLAEQQERAAAGAQPLGRIRAPMFSAPLPQISTPMFLPPAQVAYPGTASHTPAACKLCLMCQKLVQPGDLHPMACSHVLHKECIKFWAQTNTNDTCPFCPSLK, from the exons ATGGCACTGGAACAGGCGCAGGTCGACGGCCCTGACCCGCCGCGCCTCTGcgagcccggccccgccgcgccgcccggcAG CGGGAGCCCGCTCTCCGCCCCGGAGAGCCCCAGCGAGCCCGGGCCCGGCGGGGACGCGGAGCCCgcggccgcccccggccccggagGCGATGCGGAGCCCGGGGTCGGTGGCGCCGAGGCCGCGGGGCAGAGCGGAGCGGCGGCCGAGGAGCCCGACGaggaggcggccccggccagGCCGTCGCAGAACATCGCGGTGCAG ACCGACTTCAAGGCGGCCGATACGGACGTGAACACAGACCAGGACATCGAGAAGAATCTG GACAAGATGATGTCTGAGCGGGCCTTGCTGAAGGAGCGCTACCAGGAGGTGTTGGACAAGCAGAGGCAGGTGGAGAATCAGCTGCAGGTCCAGCTtaagcagctccagcagcggAGGGAAGAGGAGATGAAAAACCACCAG GAGATCCTGAAAGCAATTCAGGATGTTACGATCAAGCGAGAAGAGACTAAGaaaaagatggagaaagaaaagaaagaattcctgcagaaagAGCAGGATCTCAAAGCTGAAATTGAGAAACTCTGTGAGAAAGGCAGAAG gttgctgaaggagcaggaagagaaggaaaacaagattGCCTCTCTGATTGCAGAGCAGTCTGATGAGAA gcagctgtgggagATGGAGCTGGACAAACTGAAGAACCAGCACAATGAAATCAACAGGAATATTCTTGAGGAGACGGAGCGAGCCTGGAAAGCAGAG ATCCTGTCCCTGGAGAGCcggaaggagctgctggtgttgaagctggaagaagcagaaaaagaagcagagcTACACCTCACCTACCTCAA CTGTGCTTGCAGGTCTGCGCCACCCACGCTGGAGACCATGAGGCCAAAGCAGGAGTGGGAGATGAGGCTGAACAGGATACGAATGACCAAGCAAAGTGTCCGA GATCAGTTCAATGACCACATCCAGATGGTGAGGAATGGCACAAAGCTGAGCAGCCTCCCCCAGATCCCAACGCCGACGCTGCCTCCTCCGCCTTCGGAA acAGATTTCATGCTGACGgcattccagcccagcccatccctgacCCCCCGGCTCCCCTTCCCCATCGGGCCCGTCCCCGTGCCCATGGTCATGCCGAGCGCCGATCCTCGGGCGCTGTCCTTCCCTCTGCTGAACCCCGCCATGTCCAGGCCCAAccagccctccccacccctgCCCGCTTCCCAGGGGAGGAACAGCCCGGTGGTGGCATCGCTCATTGGCACGCACAGCCCCCACATGCCCCCCGCCGCCTCCATCCCTCCTCCGCCCGGCCTGGGCGGGGTGAGCGTCGCTCCCGAGTTCCACCGGCCCCAGCCGGCCGACAagctggagaagctgctggagaagctgctgaCTCGGTTTCCACAGTGCAACAA GGCCCAGCTCACCAACATCCTGCAGCAGATCAAGACTGCCCGGAGGACCATGGCTGGCCTGACCATGGAGGAGCTGAACCAGCTGGTGGCGGCCaagctggcagagcagcaggagcgggcagcagctggagctcag cctctgggccGGATCAGGGCCCCCATGTTCTCTGCTCCACTGCCTCAGATCAGCACGCCCATGTTCCTGCCCCCGGCCCAGGTCGCTTACCCGGGAACAGCGTCACAC ACCCCAGCTGCCTGTAAGCTGTGTCTGATGTGCCAGAAGCTCGTGCAGCCCGGTGACCTTCACCCCATGGCCTGCTCACATGTGCTGCACAAGGAG TGCATCAAATTCTGGGCACAAACCAACACGAATGACACTTGCCCTTTTTGCCCAAGCCTCAAATGA
- the RNF214 gene encoding RING finger protein 214 isoform X3 yields the protein MMSERALLKERYQEVLDKQRQVENQLQVQLKQLQQRREEEMKNHQEILKAIQDVTIKREETKKKMEKEKKEFLQKEQDLKAEIEKLCEKGRRLLKEQEEKENKIASLIAEQSDEKQLWEMELDKLKNQHNEINRNILEETERAWKAEILSLESRKELLVLKLEEAEKEAELHLTYLNCACRSAPPTLETMRPKQEWEMRLNRIRMTKQSVRDQFNDHIQMVRNGTKLSSLPQIPTPTLPPPPSETDFMLTAFQPSPSLTPRLPFPIGPVPVPMVMPSADPRALSFPLLNPAMSRPNQPSPPLPASQGRNSPVVASLIGTHSPHMPPAASIPPPPGLGGVSVAPEFHRPQPADKLEKLLEKLLTRFPQCNKAQLTNILQQIKTARRTMAGLTMEELNQLVAAKLAEQQERAAAGAQPLGRIRAPMFSAPLPQISTPMFLPPAQVAYPGTASHTPAACKLCLMCQKLVQPGDLHPMACSHVLHKECIKFWAQTNTNDTCPFCPSLK from the exons ATGATGTCTGAGCGGGCCTTGCTGAAGGAGCGCTACCAGGAGGTGTTGGACAAGCAGAGGCAGGTGGAGAATCAGCTGCAGGTCCAGCTtaagcagctccagcagcggAGGGAAGAGGAGATGAAAAACCACCAG GAGATCCTGAAAGCAATTCAGGATGTTACGATCAAGCGAGAAGAGACTAAGaaaaagatggagaaagaaaagaaagaattcctgcagaaagAGCAGGATCTCAAAGCTGAAATTGAGAAACTCTGTGAGAAAGGCAGAAG gttgctgaaggagcaggaagagaaggaaaacaagattGCCTCTCTGATTGCAGAGCAGTCTGATGAGAA gcagctgtgggagATGGAGCTGGACAAACTGAAGAACCAGCACAATGAAATCAACAGGAATATTCTTGAGGAGACGGAGCGAGCCTGGAAAGCAGAG ATCCTGTCCCTGGAGAGCcggaaggagctgctggtgttgaagctggaagaagcagaaaaagaagcagagcTACACCTCACCTACCTCAA CTGTGCTTGCAGGTCTGCGCCACCCACGCTGGAGACCATGAGGCCAAAGCAGGAGTGGGAGATGAGGCTGAACAGGATACGAATGACCAAGCAAAGTGTCCGA GATCAGTTCAATGACCACATCCAGATGGTGAGGAATGGCACAAAGCTGAGCAGCCTCCCCCAGATCCCAACGCCGACGCTGCCTCCTCCGCCTTCGGAA acAGATTTCATGCTGACGgcattccagcccagcccatccctgacCCCCCGGCTCCCCTTCCCCATCGGGCCCGTCCCCGTGCCCATGGTCATGCCGAGCGCCGATCCTCGGGCGCTGTCCTTCCCTCTGCTGAACCCCGCCATGTCCAGGCCCAAccagccctccccacccctgCCCGCTTCCCAGGGGAGGAACAGCCCGGTGGTGGCATCGCTCATTGGCACGCACAGCCCCCACATGCCCCCCGCCGCCTCCATCCCTCCTCCGCCCGGCCTGGGCGGGGTGAGCGTCGCTCCCGAGTTCCACCGGCCCCAGCCGGCCGACAagctggagaagctgctggagaagctgctgaCTCGGTTTCCACAGTGCAACAA GGCCCAGCTCACCAACATCCTGCAGCAGATCAAGACTGCCCGGAGGACCATGGCTGGCCTGACCATGGAGGAGCTGAACCAGCTGGTGGCGGCCaagctggcagagcagcaggagcgggcagcagctggagctcag cctctgggccGGATCAGGGCCCCCATGTTCTCTGCTCCACTGCCTCAGATCAGCACGCCCATGTTCCTGCCCCCGGCCCAGGTCGCTTACCCGGGAACAGCGTCACAC ACCCCAGCTGCCTGTAAGCTGTGTCTGATGTGCCAGAAGCTCGTGCAGCCCGGTGACCTTCACCCCATGGCCTGCTCACATGTGCTGCACAAGGAG TGCATCAAATTCTGGGCACAAACCAACACGAATGACACTTGCCCTTTTTGCCCAAGCCTCAAATGA
- the RNF214 gene encoding RING finger protein 214 isoform X2: MALEQAQVDGPDPPRLCEPGPAAPPGSGSPLSAPESPSEPGPGGDAEPAAAPGPGGDAEPGVGGAEAAGQSGAAAEEPDEEAAPARPSQNIAVQTDFKAADTDVNTDQDIEKNLDKMMSERALLKERYQEVLDKQRQVENQLQVQLKQLQQRREEEMKNHQEILKAIQDVTIKREETKKKMEKEKKEFLQKEQDLKAEIEKLCEKGRRLLKEQEEKENKIASLIAEQSDEKQLWEMELDKLKNQHNEINRNILEETERAWKAEILSLESRKELLVLKLEEAEKEAELHLTYLKSAPPTLETMRPKQEWEMRLNRIRMTKQSVRDQFNDHIQMVRNGTKLSSLPQIPTPTLPPPPSETDFMLTAFQPSPSLTPRLPFPIGPVPVPMVMPSADPRALSFPLLNPAMSRPNQPSPPLPASQGRNSPVVASLIGTHSPHMPPAASIPPPPGLGGVSVAPEFHRPQPADKLEKLLEKLLTRFPQCNKAQLTNILQQIKTARRTMAGLTMEELNQLVAAKLAEQQERAAAGAQPLGRIRAPMFSAPLPQISTPMFLPPAQVAYPGTASHTPAACKLCLMCQKLVQPGDLHPMACSHVLHKECIKFWAQTNTNDTCPFCPSLK, translated from the exons ATGGCACTGGAACAGGCGCAGGTCGACGGCCCTGACCCGCCGCGCCTCTGcgagcccggccccgccgcgccgcccggcAG CGGGAGCCCGCTCTCCGCCCCGGAGAGCCCCAGCGAGCCCGGGCCCGGCGGGGACGCGGAGCCCgcggccgcccccggccccggagGCGATGCGGAGCCCGGGGTCGGTGGCGCCGAGGCCGCGGGGCAGAGCGGAGCGGCGGCCGAGGAGCCCGACGaggaggcggccccggccagGCCGTCGCAGAACATCGCGGTGCAG ACCGACTTCAAGGCGGCCGATACGGACGTGAACACAGACCAGGACATCGAGAAGAATCTG GACAAGATGATGTCTGAGCGGGCCTTGCTGAAGGAGCGCTACCAGGAGGTGTTGGACAAGCAGAGGCAGGTGGAGAATCAGCTGCAGGTCCAGCTtaagcagctccagcagcggAGGGAAGAGGAGATGAAAAACCACCAG GAGATCCTGAAAGCAATTCAGGATGTTACGATCAAGCGAGAAGAGACTAAGaaaaagatggagaaagaaaagaaagaattcctgcagaaagAGCAGGATCTCAAAGCTGAAATTGAGAAACTCTGTGAGAAAGGCAGAAG gttgctgaaggagcaggaagagaaggaaaacaagattGCCTCTCTGATTGCAGAGCAGTCTGATGAGAA gcagctgtgggagATGGAGCTGGACAAACTGAAGAACCAGCACAATGAAATCAACAGGAATATTCTTGAGGAGACGGAGCGAGCCTGGAAAGCAGAG ATCCTGTCCCTGGAGAGCcggaaggagctgctggtgttgaagctggaagaagcagaaaaagaagcagagcTACACCTCACCTACCTCAA GTCTGCGCCACCCACGCTGGAGACCATGAGGCCAAAGCAGGAGTGGGAGATGAGGCTGAACAGGATACGAATGACCAAGCAAAGTGTCCGA GATCAGTTCAATGACCACATCCAGATGGTGAGGAATGGCACAAAGCTGAGCAGCCTCCCCCAGATCCCAACGCCGACGCTGCCTCCTCCGCCTTCGGAA acAGATTTCATGCTGACGgcattccagcccagcccatccctgacCCCCCGGCTCCCCTTCCCCATCGGGCCCGTCCCCGTGCCCATGGTCATGCCGAGCGCCGATCCTCGGGCGCTGTCCTTCCCTCTGCTGAACCCCGCCATGTCCAGGCCCAAccagccctccccacccctgCCCGCTTCCCAGGGGAGGAACAGCCCGGTGGTGGCATCGCTCATTGGCACGCACAGCCCCCACATGCCCCCCGCCGCCTCCATCCCTCCTCCGCCCGGCCTGGGCGGGGTGAGCGTCGCTCCCGAGTTCCACCGGCCCCAGCCGGCCGACAagctggagaagctgctggagaagctgctgaCTCGGTTTCCACAGTGCAACAA GGCCCAGCTCACCAACATCCTGCAGCAGATCAAGACTGCCCGGAGGACCATGGCTGGCCTGACCATGGAGGAGCTGAACCAGCTGGTGGCGGCCaagctggcagagcagcaggagcgggcagcagctggagctcag cctctgggccGGATCAGGGCCCCCATGTTCTCTGCTCCACTGCCTCAGATCAGCACGCCCATGTTCCTGCCCCCGGCCCAGGTCGCTTACCCGGGAACAGCGTCACAC ACCCCAGCTGCCTGTAAGCTGTGTCTGATGTGCCAGAAGCTCGTGCAGCCCGGTGACCTTCACCCCATGGCCTGCTCACATGTGCTGCACAAGGAG TGCATCAAATTCTGGGCACAAACCAACACGAATGACACTTGCCCTTTTTGCCCAAGCCTCAAATGA
- the PCSK7 gene encoding proprotein convertase subtilisin/kexin type 7 encodes MPHWRRGAPLWSAGMEATLCIHTCLWLSAAWIPLASPAGPACGGQRAPDTESRHGELTWAVSLDAPEEELEQRAEELAQTAGLVNMGRVGELKGHYLFAYQPDGHAATEHEAIRRSVDTLFAQHDSVRWHSEQKLLKRSKRSLHFNDPKYPQQWHLNNRKSPGKDINVTGVWERNVTGRGVTVVVVDDGVEHTIKDIQPNYSPEGSYDLNSNDPDPMPHPDEENGNHHGTRCAGEIAAVPNNSFCTVGVAYGSRIAGIRVLDGPLTDSMEAIAFNKHYQINDIYSCSWGPDDDGKTVDGPHQLGKAALQHGVIAGRRGFGSIFVVASGNGGQHSDNCNYDGYANSIYTVTIGAVDETGSMPFYAEECASMLAVTFSGGDKMMRSIVTTDWDLQKGTGCTEGHTGTSAAAPLAAGMIALMLQVRPCLTWRDVQHVIVFTATKYEDRHAKWDTNQAGFSHSHQHGFGLLNAWRLVNAAKIWESVPYLASYVSPVLKEGRSIPVLPQELEVAWNVTPADLELSGMRTLEHVAVTVTITHPRRGNLEIRLFCPSGMMSLIGTTRSMDSDPNGFSDWTFSTVRCWGEEAQGSYRLLIRDIGDESLRPGTLRQWQLTLYGSSWSPAEMKERQRLLEEAMSGQYLSGDFSLPCPPGLDIPEEQRYTITANTLKTLLLLGCFAVFWTFYYMLEVCLTRNEVGLDLACSSPTSCRWYQQGSKHRALESGLEMESVPLYREKDVEEAEMECEHLEPAQDGEEGSWTPTHPKLSSNGRAVSFHEPSPAGTGFLGREASTELLGEDREQQPC; translated from the exons ATGCCGCACTGGAGGCGGGGAGCGCCGCTATGGAGTGCGGGCATGGAGGCCACGCTCTGCATCCACACGTGCCTTTGGCTGAGCGCTGCCTGGATCCCCCTGGCCTCGCCGGCCGGACCGGCCTGCGGTGGACAGCGCGCTCCGGACACTGAGAGCCGCCACGGGGAGCTGACGTGGGCGGTCAGCTTGGATGCACccgaggaggagctggagcagcgggcagaggaGCTGGCCCAGACTGCGGGGCTGGTGAACATGGGCCGTGTCGGGGAGCTCAAGGGCCATTACCTCTTTGCCTACCAGCCCGATGGCCACGCGGCCACTGAACACGAAGCAATAAGGAGGTCGGTGGACACTTTGTTTGCACAGCACGACAGCGTGCGGTGGCACTCGGAACAGAAGCTTCTGAAGCGCTCCAAGCGCAGCCTGCACTTTAACGATCCCAAATACCCCCAGCAGTGGCATCTG AACAACCGCAAGAGCCCCGGGAAGGACATCAACGTCACAGGCGTGTGGGAGCGGAACGTGACGGGGCGCGGGGTGACGGTGGTGGTGGTGGATGACGGCGTGGAGCACACCATCAAGGACATCCAGCCAAACTAC AGCCCAGAAGGCAGCTATGACTTGAACTCCAACGACCCTGACCCCATGCCTCACCCCGACGAGGAGAACGGGAACCACCACGGCACCCGCTGCGCCGGGGAGATCGCGGCCGTGCCAAACAACAGCTTCTGCACGGTGGGAGTCGCCTACGGGAGCCGCATCGCGG GCATCCGAGTGCTGGACGGGCCCCTCACGGACAGCATGGAGGCCATCGCCTTCAACAAGCACTATCAGATCAATGACATCTACAGCTGCAG CTGGGGTCCCGATGACGATGGGAAGACTGTGGATGGCCCCCATCAACTGGGAAAG GCTGCCCTGCAGCACGGGGTGATCGCCGGTCGCCGGGGCTTCGGGAGCATCTTTGTGGTGGCCAGCGGCAACGGGGGCCAGCACAGTGACAACTGCAACTACGATGGATACGCCAACTCCATCTACACTGTCACCATAG GAGCCGTGGATGAGACGGGCTCCATGCCCTTCTATGCCGAGGAATGTGCCTCCATGCTGGCCGTGACCTTCAGCGGCGGCGACAAGATGATGAGGAGCATC GTGACAACAGACTGGGACCTGCAGAAGGGCACGGGCTGCACGGAGGGTCACACGGGGACGTCGGCTGCCGCTCCCCTGGCCGCGGGAATGATCGCGCTGATGCTGCAGGTGCGGCCGTGCCTCACCTGGCGCGACGTGCAGCACGTCATCGTCTTCACTGCCACCAAG TACGAGGACCGGCACGCCAAGTGGGACACGAACCAGGCGGGCTtcagccacagccaccagcaTGGCTTCGGCCTGCTCAACGCCTGGAGGCTGGTGAACGCTGCCAAG ATCTGGGAGTCCGTGCCCTACCTGGCCTCGTACGTGAGCCCCGTGCTGAAGGAGGGcaggagcatccctgtgctgccgcaggagctggaggtggccTGGAACG tcACCCCTGCCGACCTGGAGCTGTCGGGGATGAGGACCCTGGAGCACGTGGCGGTCACTGTGACCATAACCCACCCTCGCCGTGGCAACCTGGAGATCCGGCTCTTCTGCCCCAGCGGGATGATGTCCCTGATCGGGACCACCCGGAGCATGGACTC GGACCCCAATGGCTTCTCCGACTGGACCTTCTCCACGGTGCGGTGCTGGGGCGAGGAGGCACAGGGCAGCTACAGGCTGCTCATCAGGGACATCG GAGATGAGAGCCTGAGGCCCGGCACCTTGAGGCAGTGGCAGCTGACCCTGTACGGCTCCTCCTGGTCCCCAGCAGAGATGAAGGAGCGGCAGAG gctgctggaggaggcCATGAGTGGGCAGTACCTGAGTGGTGActtctccctgccctgtcccccaGGGCTGGACATCCCCGAGGAGCAGCGTTACACCATCACAGCCAACACCCTCAAG ACCCTCCTGCTCTTGGGATGCTTTGCCGTGTTCTGGACTTTCTACTACATGCTGGAGGTTTGCCTGACGAGGAACGAGGTTGGGCTGGACCTGGCgtgctccagccccaccagCTGCAGGTGGTACCAGCAGGGCAGCAAGCACCGAGCCCTGGAGAGCGGCCTGGAGATGGAGTCGGTGCCGCTGTACCGGGAGAAGGACGTGGAGGAGGCTGAGATGGAGTGTGAGCACCTGGAGCCTGCCCAGGATGGGGAGGAGGGATCCTggacccccacccaccccaaaCTTTCCAGCaatggcagagctgtgagctTCCATGAGCCAAGCCCCGCTGGAACGGGATTCCTGGGCCGGGAGGCATCGACTGAACTCCTGGGGgaggacagggagcagcagccctgctga
- the TAGLN gene encoding transgelin, with translation MANKGPAYGMSRDVQSKIEKKYDDELEDRLVEWIVAQCGAAVGRPERGRLGFQVWLKNGIVLSRLVNSLYPDGSKPVKIPDAPPTMVFKQMEQIAQFLKAAEDYGVVKTDIFQTVDLFEAKDMAAVQRTLMALGSLAVTKNDGNYHGDPNWFMKKAQEHKREFTESQLKEGKNIIGLQMGTNKGASQAGMSYGRPRQIIS, from the exons ATGGCAAACAAGGGGCCAGCCTATGGCatgagcagggatgtgcagtCCAAGATCGAGAAGAAGTACGATGATGAGCTGGAGGACCGGCTGGTGGAGTGGATCGTGGCGCAGTGCGGGGCCGCCGTGGGACGTCCCGAGCGGGGCCGCCTGGGCTTCCAGGTCTGGCTGAAGAACGGCATC GTGCTCAGCAGGCTGGTGAACAGCCTCTACCCTGATGGCTCCAAGCCCGTCAAGATCCCCGACGCGCCGCCCACCATGGTGTTCAAGCAGATGGAGCAGATTGCCCAGTTCCTGAAGGCGGCCGAGGACTACGGTGTGGTCAAGACAGACATATTCCAGACCGTGGACCTGTTTGAAG CCAAGGACATGGCAGCGGTGCAGAGGACGCTGAtggccctggggagcctggcaGTCACCAAGAACGACGGGAACTACCACGGGGACCCCAACTGGTTCATGAA GAAAGCGCAGGAGCACAAGCGGGAGTTCACCGAGAGCCAGCTGAAGGAGGGCAAGAACATCATCGGGCTACAGATGGGCACCAACAAGGGAGCGTCACAGGCGGGGATGAGCTACGGCCGGCCCCGGCAGATCATCAGCTAg